One window of the Azospirillum sp. TSH100 genome contains the following:
- a CDS encoding calcium-binding protein — protein MSTVVANVPINLSGSGDTAGILYDDYYIISQSLTQISFRYTLNSAPVMDITIGGVLNITDYSASGRITSLTATRPDGALLVSFSNASIGFSSVYSLASALTTQSMLSGNDQIFGSAQSDTLYGYSGNDYIAGGGGDDLISGGSGTDIIDGGEGTDIVISNQYYTADKLIAFNGQVAILDRSNGSDLLRNVEYIRFYDRTVAPASATGFDALGYLAANRDLASALGTDEAAAFNHYVQSGYTEGRSTSFDAAGYLAANRDLAAVFGTNTVAATRHYITTGRLEGRSTSFNAMSYIAANPDLIRALGNNTTAAALHYATSGRLEGRATTFNAAAYLARNPDLQRALGGSETAATAHYVAFGYREGRSTAPLTTTGRAAPMLASNAPPTMLAAAT, from the coding sequence ATGAGTACCGTTGTCGCAAATGTTCCGATAAATCTATCGGGAAGCGGAGACACCGCCGGGATTTTGTATGATGATTATTATATCATCTCACAAAGCTTAACACAGATCAGCTTTCGTTACACGTTGAACAGCGCGCCGGTGATGGACATCACTATTGGCGGTGTTCTGAACATAACCGATTATAGTGCTTCGGGCCGGATAACGTCCCTTACGGCAACCCGGCCGGACGGCGCGCTTCTCGTATCGTTCAGCAATGCCAGCATCGGGTTTTCCAGCGTCTACAGCCTCGCCAGCGCACTGACCACACAATCGATGCTGTCGGGCAACGACCAGATCTTCGGGTCGGCCCAATCCGACACCCTGTATGGCTATTCGGGCAATGACTATATCGCCGGTGGCGGTGGCGACGATCTCATCAGCGGCGGATCTGGCACGGACATCATCGACGGCGGCGAAGGCACGGACATCGTAATCAGCAACCAGTACTACACCGCCGACAAGCTCATCGCCTTCAACGGACAGGTAGCCATTCTTGACCGGAGCAACGGTTCCGACCTGCTGAGGAACGTCGAATATATCCGGTTCTACGATCGGACAGTGGCGCCCGCCAGCGCCACAGGCTTCGATGCTCTGGGCTATCTGGCGGCCAACCGCGATCTGGCGTCTGCACTCGGCACCGACGAGGCGGCGGCGTTCAACCATTATGTCCAGAGCGGCTATACCGAAGGCCGCTCCACCAGTTTCGATGCCGCCGGGTATTTGGCCGCGAACCGGGATCTCGCCGCGGTCTTTGGGACGAACACTGTTGCGGCCACCCGGCATTACATCACCACCGGACGACTGGAAGGGCGAAGCACGTCCTTCAATGCAATGAGCTATATCGCGGCAAACCCGGACCTGATCCGGGCGCTCGGCAACAATACGACGGCCGCAGCTCTGCATTATGCCACCAGCGGACGGCTGGAAGGACGGGCCACGACCTTCAACGCTGCGGCCTATCTGGCGCGCAATCCGGATCTCCAGCGTGCGCTGGGTGGTAGCGAGACGGCGGCGACAGCCCATTATGTGGCGTTCGGCTATCGCGAAGGCCGCTCAACCGCGCCGCTGACCACCACCGGCCGGGCGGCACCGATGCTGGCATCCAATGCACCGCCCACAATGCTGGCAGCCGCCACCTGA
- the purT gene encoding formate-dependent phosphoribosylglycinamide formyltransferase, translating to MFTARILLLGSGELGKEFVIAAKRLGCEVIACDSYANAPAMQVADQAEVFSMLDADALRAAIARHRPDYIVPEVEAIRTEVLHEFEDAGTTVVPSARAATMTMNRDRIREVAATELGLRTSRYRYAESLEEVRAGAEHTGFPCVVKPVMSSSGKGQSTVRDAAGLEAAWEYAVANMRGDRRKVIVEEFVPFDYEITLLTVRTRDGILYCEPIGHRQERGDYQESWQPVLMPQTMLDDAKAMAARVVDNLGGYGIFGVEFFVTADEVIFSELSPRPHDTGMVTLLSQNLSEFELHARAILGLPIPNILCRAPSASAVILADREAESFRIDGLAEALSLGAANQEVDVRLFGKPTTRKNRRMGVALATGTDTHDARARAKQAADKVTIRYL from the coding sequence ATGTTCACCGCCAGGATCCTTCTGCTCGGTTCCGGGGAACTGGGCAAGGAATTCGTCATCGCGGCCAAGCGGCTGGGCTGCGAGGTCATCGCCTGCGACAGCTACGCCAACGCGCCGGCCATGCAGGTCGCCGACCAGGCGGAGGTGTTCTCCATGCTGGATGCCGACGCCCTGCGCGCTGCCATCGCCAGGCACCGTCCCGACTATATCGTGCCGGAGGTGGAGGCGATCCGCACCGAGGTGCTGCACGAGTTCGAGGATGCCGGCACCACGGTCGTCCCGTCGGCCCGCGCCGCCACCATGACGATGAACCGCGACCGCATCCGCGAGGTCGCCGCCACCGAACTCGGCCTGCGCACGTCGCGCTACCGATATGCCGAGAGTCTGGAGGAGGTGCGCGCCGGGGCGGAGCACACCGGTTTCCCCTGTGTGGTCAAGCCGGTGATGTCGTCATCGGGCAAGGGGCAGAGCACGGTGCGGGACGCCGCCGGACTGGAGGCCGCCTGGGAGTACGCCGTGGCGAACATGCGCGGCGACCGTCGCAAGGTGATCGTCGAGGAGTTCGTCCCCTTCGACTACGAGATCACGCTGCTGACCGTCCGCACCCGTGACGGCATCCTCTATTGTGAGCCGATCGGCCACCGGCAGGAGCGCGGCGACTATCAGGAATCCTGGCAGCCCGTCCTCATGCCGCAGACGATGCTGGACGACGCCAAGGCGATGGCGGCACGCGTCGTCGACAATCTCGGCGGCTACGGCATCTTCGGCGTCGAGTTCTTCGTGACGGCCGACGAAGTGATCTTCTCCGAACTGTCGCCGCGCCCGCACGACACCGGCATGGTCACCCTGCTGTCGCAGAACCTGTCGGAGTTCGAACTGCACGCCCGCGCCATTTTGGGCCTGCCGATCCCAAACATCCTTTGCCGTGCCCCGTCGGCTTCCGCCGTCATCCTGGCAGACCGTGAAGCGGAGAGTTTCCGCATCGACGGGCTGGCCGAGGCACTGAGCCTGGGGGCGGCGAATCAGGAGGTTGATGTCCGCCTGTTCGGCAAGCCGACCACCCGCAAGAACCGCCGCATGGGCGTGGCGTTGGCCACCGGGACCGACACCCACGACGCGCGGGCGCGGGCCAAGCAGGCGGCCGACAAGGTAACGATCCGGTATCTGTAA
- a CDS encoding DUF5985 family protein, producing MLPTTSSFFTGALAALYAIAGLFFLSFWKRTRDALFVSFALAFLLLALNQIVLALGGLEREEQSWVYLLRLLAFLLIIAAILRKNLERQRR from the coding sequence ATGCTGCCCACCACCTCCAGCTTTTTCACCGGGGCGCTTGCCGCTCTCTATGCGATCGCCGGGCTGTTCTTTCTCAGCTTCTGGAAGCGGACGCGCGATGCGCTGTTCGTCAGCTTTGCGCTGGCCTTTCTGCTGCTGGCGCTGAACCAGATCGTGCTGGCGCTGGGCGGCCTGGAGCGGGAGGAGCAGAGCTGGGTCTATCTGCTGCGCCTCCTGGCCTTCCTGCTGATCATCGCCGCCATCTTGCGGAAGAACCTGGAGCGGCAGCGGCGCTGA
- a CDS encoding DUF5985 family protein — MDVVKSAVYLLCFAASLLCMLLLLRNWLRSHSRLLLWSTLCFVGLAVNNLLLFIDVVVLPTQIDLLPLRQFSAMAGVGVLLYGFIWDAE; from the coding sequence ATGGATGTCGTGAAGTCGGCGGTCTATCTGCTGTGCTTTGCCGCCAGCCTGCTGTGCATGCTGCTGCTGCTGCGCAACTGGCTGCGCTCGCACAGCCGGCTTCTGCTGTGGAGCACGCTGTGCTTCGTCGGGCTGGCAGTCAACAATCTCCTGTTGTTCATCGACGTGGTCGTTCTGCCGACGCAGATCGACCTTCTGCCGCTGCGCCAGTTCTCCGCCATGGCTGGCGTGGGCGTGCTGCTGTACGGCTTCATCTGGGATGCAGAGTGA
- a CDS encoding response regulator produces MTTDSHPQPDRADVAILIVDDDPRNLFAVRETLEDMGAQLVLARSGEEALKHLLRQDFALILLDVHMPGMDGYETAELIRLREKSRHIPIIFLTAINKDETHIFRGYASGAVDYMFKPVDPQILKCKVAVFVDLYRKTEEVKREVEAKQRLLDENERVRREMRQAEQALRRSEERQALILGQLPIVLYTADLTPGIPFRYLSDTTETVLGCASARFIEDPNFWESGLHPDDRSRVLRQLASIHDTGLTMVEYRWRGPDGGERHLLDQAVVVRDEDGRPAELFGTIMDVTETRQAQQQLAHAQKMEMVGQLTGGIAHDFNNMLMVVIGSLERLVPGLADDPKAARRAEMALQAALRCSDMTRRLLTFARRQQLHPEPVDLGDLVAGMGELMERTLGGAVSISIDAPPADAEPLWIASVDRSQAESALLNLVINARDAMPGGGTLRISTANTRFAEPQTGHGMSVPAGDYILLSVADSGCGMPTHVLERAFEPFFTTKETGKGTGLGLAMIHGFVKQSGGLIGIDSKPGIGTTFRLYLPRAAVDALHGATTDEDGADESFAGRGETVLVVDDDADVRSVAAQAVAALGYRVQEANGAEAALTLLDRQPVDLLFTDIVMPGGLNGRELALEGLRRHPSLRVLFASGYANGTTAPEPEAGASTGTDATADPGAVLGAVLGRAETLSKPYRNGDLARALRRALDLHAPLTPAEAVRGR; encoded by the coding sequence ATGACCACCGATTCACATCCGCAGCCCGACAGGGCGGACGTCGCCATCCTGATCGTCGACGACGATCCGCGGAACCTGTTCGCCGTGCGCGAGACGCTGGAGGATATGGGAGCGCAGCTGGTGCTCGCGCGCTCTGGCGAAGAGGCGTTGAAGCATCTGCTGCGCCAGGATTTCGCCCTTATCCTGCTGGACGTGCACATGCCCGGCATGGACGGCTACGAGACGGCGGAACTGATCCGCCTGCGCGAGAAGTCGCGGCACATTCCGATCATCTTCCTGACCGCCATCAACAAGGACGAGACCCACATCTTCCGCGGCTATGCCTCCGGCGCCGTGGACTACATGTTCAAGCCGGTCGATCCGCAGATCCTGAAATGCAAGGTGGCGGTCTTCGTCGACCTCTACCGCAAGACGGAGGAGGTGAAGCGCGAGGTCGAGGCCAAGCAGCGCCTGCTGGACGAGAATGAGCGGGTACGGCGGGAGATGCGGCAGGCCGAACAGGCGCTGCGGCGGTCGGAGGAGCGGCAGGCGCTGATTCTGGGCCAGCTTCCCATCGTGCTCTATACCGCTGACCTGACGCCGGGCATTCCGTTCCGCTACCTGTCCGACACGACGGAGACGGTGCTGGGCTGCGCCTCCGCCCGCTTCATCGAGGACCCGAATTTCTGGGAATCCGGCCTGCATCCGGACGACCGCAGCCGCGTGCTGCGCCAGCTGGCGTCGATTCACGACACCGGACTGACGATGGTGGAGTATCGTTGGCGCGGGCCGGACGGCGGTGAACGCCATCTGCTGGACCAGGCGGTGGTGGTGCGTGACGAGGACGGCCGGCCGGCCGAGCTGTTCGGCACCATCATGGACGTGACGGAAACTCGCCAGGCCCAGCAGCAGCTTGCCCATGCCCAGAAGATGGAAATGGTTGGTCAGTTGACCGGCGGAATCGCCCATGACTTCAACAACATGCTGATGGTGGTGATCGGCAGCCTGGAACGGCTTGTCCCCGGTCTTGCCGACGATCCCAAGGCGGCGCGGCGGGCGGAGATGGCCTTGCAGGCGGCGCTGCGCTGTTCCGACATGACCCGGCGGCTGCTGACTTTTGCCCGGCGTCAGCAGCTTCACCCGGAACCGGTCGATCTTGGCGATCTGGTCGCCGGTATGGGCGAACTGATGGAGCGCACGCTGGGCGGCGCCGTCAGCATTTCGATCGACGCGCCGCCGGCCGACGCCGAGCCGCTGTGGATCGCCTCGGTCGACCGCTCGCAGGCGGAGTCGGCGCTGCTGAACCTCGTCATCAACGCCCGTGACGCCATGCCCGGCGGCGGCACCCTGCGTATCAGCACCGCCAACACCCGCTTTGCCGAGCCGCAGACCGGTCACGGCATGTCGGTGCCGGCCGGTGACTATATCCTGCTGTCGGTGGCGGACAGCGGATGTGGCATGCCGACGCACGTTCTGGAGCGTGCCTTCGAGCCTTTCTTCACCACCAAGGAAACAGGGAAGGGCACCGGCCTGGGCCTCGCCATGATCCATGGCTTCGTCAAGCAGTCGGGTGGGCTGATCGGCATTGATAGCAAGCCGGGGATCGGCACCACCTTCCGCCTCTATCTGCCGCGGGCGGCGGTGGATGCCCTCCATGGTGCGACCACCGACGAGGACGGCGCCGACGAATCCTTCGCAGGCCGTGGCGAGACCGTGCTGGTGGTCGATGACGACGCCGACGTGCGATCAGTCGCGGCACAGGCGGTGGCGGCGCTGGGTTACCGCGTCCAGGAGGCCAACGGGGCGGAGGCGGCGCTCACCCTCCTGGACCGCCAGCCGGTCGATCTCCTGTTCACCGACATTGTCATGCCGGGCGGCCTGAACGGGCGCGAACTGGCGCTGGAGGGGCTGCGCCGTCATCCATCGCTGCGGGTGCTGTTCGCCTCGGGCTATGCCAACGGTACCACAGCGCCGGAACCGGAGGCCGGCGCGTCCACCGGCACCGACGCCACCGCCGATCCCGGTGCCGTCCTGGGGGCTGTTCTGGGCCGGGCGGAAACGCTGTCCAAGCCGTACCGCAACGGTGATCTGGCCCGCGCCCTGCGGCGCGCGCTGGATTTGCATGCCCCTCTCACCCCGGCGGAGGCCGTCAGGGGGCGATGA